From the Brassica napus cultivar Da-Ae chromosome A8, Da-Ae, whole genome shotgun sequence genome, one window contains:
- the LOC106375361 gene encoding inactive protein kinase SELMODRAFT_444075 isoform X2, translated as MIRGKHEKRPSSNGTEKVLVAVKASREISKTALVWALTHIVHPGDCITLVVVVTSHNAGRKLWTLPKFAGDCASVHRKPHSDAIPEIKSDLTDTCSQMILQLHDVYDPNKVNVRIKIVSGSPCGAVASEAKESQATWVVLDKHLKQEVKWCIDELQCNIVAIKRSQAKVLRLNLVGSPTTKDAVKENKSRSLGSVGAVVTTPLSSPEVGTPFTGTEAGTSSVASSDLGTSSPIFTAEVKKDDTNAAQETKISRRSDSETSGNIRGAVSLSRNAPPVPPPLCSICQHKAPVFGKPPRFFSYKELELATKGFSQSNFLAEGGFGSVHRGVLPEGQIVAVKQHKLASTQGDVEFCSEVEVLSCAQHRNVVMLIGFCIEQSRRLLVYEYICNGSLDAHLYGRHKDTLEWPARQKIAVGAARGLRYLHEECRVGCIVHRDLRPNNILITHDYEPLVGDFGLARWQPDGELGVDTRIIGTFGYLAPEYTQSGQITEKADVYSFGVVLIELITGRKAMDISRPKGQQCLTEWARTRLEEYAVEELVDPKLEKRYSETEIICMIHTASLCIRRDPHVRPRMSQVLRLLEGDMSVNERFSGRLSTESQRSVR; from the exons ATGATCAGAGGAAAACATGAGAAGAGACCAAGTTCTAATGGGACTGAGAAGGTTCTTGTTGCTGTTAAAGCATCTAGGGAGATTTCAAAGACAGCATTGGTTTGGGCTTTGACACATATTGTTCATCCTGGAGACTGCATaactcttgttgttgttgtcactTCTCACAATGCTG GTCGAAAGCTTTGGACTCTCCCTAAGTTTGCTGGAGACTGTGCAAGTGTTCATAGGAAACCACATTCTGATGCAATCCCTGAGATAAAAAGTGACCTCACTGATACTTGTTCTCAAATGATTCTCCAGCTTCATGATGTCTATGACCCAAACAAG gTTAATGTTAGGATCAAAATTGTTTCTGGATCACCATGTGGAGCTGTTGCATCTGAGGCCAAGGAATCACAAGCAACTTGGGTAGTTCTGGATAA GCACCTTAAGCAAGAAGTGAAGTGGTGCATTGATGAGCTACAATGTAACATTGTGGCCATAAAGCGTTCTCAAGCAAAAGTTCTGCGGTTGAACTTGGTCGGTTCACCAACAACAAAAGATGCAGTGAAAGAGAACAAAAGCAGGTCGTTAGGTTCTGTTGGAGCAGTAGTTACAACTCCTTTGAGCAGTCCTGAGGTTGGCACACCATTCACAGGTACAGAAGCTGGGACATCATCAGTGGCTAGCTCTGATCTTGGAACATCATCGCCTATTTTCACAGCGGAAGTGAAAAAGGATGATACTAATGCTGCTCAAGAAACCAAGATTTCAAGGCGCAGTGATTCTGAGACTAGTGGAAACATAAGAGGAGCAGTTTCACTATCACGAAATGCTCCTCCGGTTCCACCTCCTCTCTGCTCTATATGTCAGCACAAAGCACCTGTATTTGGAAAACCACCGAGGTTTTTCTCTTACAAAGAGTTAGAGCTTGCAACAAAAGGGTTTTCACAATCTAACTTCTTGGCAGAAGGAGGGTTTGGATCTGTTCATAGAGGTGTGTTACCTGAAGGACAGATTGTAGCGGTAAAGCAACACAAACTAGCTAGTACTCAAGGAGATGTAGAGTTCTGCTCTGAAGTAGAGGTTTTGAGCTGTGCTCAGCATAGAAACGTGGTTATGCTAATTGGTTTCTGCATTGAACAAAGCAGAAGACTCTTGGTCTATGAGTACATATGCAATGGTTCATTAGACGCTCATCTATACG GTCGCCATAAGGATACTTTGGAGTGGCCTGCAAGGCAGAAAATAGCGGTTGGAGCGGCTCGAGGTCTTAGATATCTTCATGAAGAGTGTAGAGTGGGCTGCATTGTTCACAGAGACTTAAGGCCTAACAATATACTAATCACTCATGACTACGAACCACTG GTTGGAGACTTTGGTTTAGCACGGTGGCAGCCTGATGGAGAGCTCGGTGTAGACACACGCATAATAGGAACTTTCGG CTACTTAGCTCCAGAGTATACTCAAAGTGGTCAGATCACAGAGAAAGCTGATGTTTACTCATTTGGGGTTGTACTTATCGAGCTAATCACGGGTCGTAAAGCCATGGATATCTCCAGACCAAAAGGACAACAATGTTTAACTGAATGG GCTAGGACTAGATTAGAAGAGTATGCGGTTGAAGAGCTGGTTGATCCGAAGCTGGAGAAGAGATATTCAGAGACAGAAATTATATGTATGATTCATACAGCTTCATTGTGTATACGCAGAGATCCGCATGTGCGTCCTCGTATGTCTCAG GTGTTGCGTTTACTGGAAGGAGACATGTCAGTGAATGAGAGGTTTAGTGGAAGATTATCGACTGAGAGTCAGAGATCAGTGAGATAG
- the LOC106375361 gene encoding inactive protein kinase SELMODRAFT_444075 isoform X1: MIRGKHEKRPSSNGTEKVLVAVKASREISKTALVWALTHIVHPGDCITLVVVVTSHNAGTTFSSLVLSHGDVLTYVLIHCLVCLGRKLWTLPKFAGDCASVHRKPHSDAIPEIKSDLTDTCSQMILQLHDVYDPNKVTNLAHYQNIKKTVILMFLFFWKVNVRIKIVSGSPCGAVASEAKESQATWVVLDKHLKQEVKWCIDELQCNIVAIKRSQAKVLRLNLVGSPTTKDAVKENKSRSLGSVGAVVTTPLSSPEVGTPFTGTEAGTSSVASSDLGTSSPIFTAEVKKDDTNAAQETKISRRSDSETSGNIRGAVSLSRNAPPVPPPLCSICQHKAPVFGKPPRFFSYKELELATKGFSQSNFLAEGGFGSVHRGVLPEGQIVAVKQHKLASTQGDVEFCSEVEVLSCAQHRNVVMLIGFCIEQSRRLLVYEYICNGSLDAHLYGRHKDTLEWPARQKIAVGAARGLRYLHEECRVGCIVHRDLRPNNILITHDYEPLVGDFGLARWQPDGELGVDTRIIGTFGYLAPEYTQSGQITEKADVYSFGVVLIELITGRKAMDISRPKGQQCLTEWVNTANLKRFLVSQVFFKLILGFGEQARTRLEEYAVEELVDPKLEKRYSETEIICMIHTASLCIRRDPHVRPRMSQVLRLLEGDMSVNERFSGRLSTESQRSVR, encoded by the exons ATGATCAGAGGAAAACATGAGAAGAGACCAAGTTCTAATGGGACTGAGAAGGTTCTTGTTGCTGTTAAAGCATCTAGGGAGATTTCAAAGACAGCATTGGTTTGGGCTTTGACACATATTGTTCATCCTGGAGACTGCATaactcttgttgttgttgtcactTCTCACAATGCTGGTACTACTTTCTCTTCTTTGGTACTAAGTCATGGAGATGTACTTACCTATGTTTTAATCCATTGTCTTGTTTGTTTAGGTCGAAAGCTTTGGACTCTCCCTAAGTTTGCTGGAGACTGTGCAAGTGTTCATAGGAAACCACATTCTGATGCAATCCCTGAGATAAAAAGTGACCTCACTGATACTTGTTCTCAAATGATTCTCCAGCTTCATGATGTCTATGACCCAAACAAGGTTACTAACTTAGCCCATtaccaaaacattaaaaaaacagttattctcatgtttttatttttttggaaggTTAATGTTAGGATCAAAATTGTTTCTGGATCACCATGTGGAGCTGTTGCATCTGAGGCCAAGGAATCACAAGCAACTTGGGTAGTTCTGGATAA GCACCTTAAGCAAGAAGTGAAGTGGTGCATTGATGAGCTACAATGTAACATTGTGGCCATAAAGCGTTCTCAAGCAAAAGTTCTGCGGTTGAACTTGGTCGGTTCACCAACAACAAAAGATGCAGTGAAAGAGAACAAAAGCAGGTCGTTAGGTTCTGTTGGAGCAGTAGTTACAACTCCTTTGAGCAGTCCTGAGGTTGGCACACCATTCACAGGTACAGAAGCTGGGACATCATCAGTGGCTAGCTCTGATCTTGGAACATCATCGCCTATTTTCACAGCGGAAGTGAAAAAGGATGATACTAATGCTGCTCAAGAAACCAAGATTTCAAGGCGCAGTGATTCTGAGACTAGTGGAAACATAAGAGGAGCAGTTTCACTATCACGAAATGCTCCTCCGGTTCCACCTCCTCTCTGCTCTATATGTCAGCACAAAGCACCTGTATTTGGAAAACCACCGAGGTTTTTCTCTTACAAAGAGTTAGAGCTTGCAACAAAAGGGTTTTCACAATCTAACTTCTTGGCAGAAGGAGGGTTTGGATCTGTTCATAGAGGTGTGTTACCTGAAGGACAGATTGTAGCGGTAAAGCAACACAAACTAGCTAGTACTCAAGGAGATGTAGAGTTCTGCTCTGAAGTAGAGGTTTTGAGCTGTGCTCAGCATAGAAACGTGGTTATGCTAATTGGTTTCTGCATTGAACAAAGCAGAAGACTCTTGGTCTATGAGTACATATGCAATGGTTCATTAGACGCTCATCTATACG GTCGCCATAAGGATACTTTGGAGTGGCCTGCAAGGCAGAAAATAGCGGTTGGAGCGGCTCGAGGTCTTAGATATCTTCATGAAGAGTGTAGAGTGGGCTGCATTGTTCACAGAGACTTAAGGCCTAACAATATACTAATCACTCATGACTACGAACCACTG GTTGGAGACTTTGGTTTAGCACGGTGGCAGCCTGATGGAGAGCTCGGTGTAGACACACGCATAATAGGAACTTTCGG CTACTTAGCTCCAGAGTATACTCAAAGTGGTCAGATCACAGAGAAAGCTGATGTTTACTCATTTGGGGTTGTACTTATCGAGCTAATCACGGGTCGTAAAGCCATGGATATCTCCAGACCAAAAGGACAACAATGTTTAACTGAATGGGTAAACACTGCAAACTTAAAAAGGTTTCTTGTTTCTCAAGTTTTCTTTAAGCTCATTTTAGGGTTTGGTGAGCAGGCTAGGACTAGATTAGAAGAGTATGCGGTTGAAGAGCTGGTTGATCCGAAGCTGGAGAAGAGATATTCAGAGACAGAAATTATATGTATGATTCATACAGCTTCATTGTGTATACGCAGAGATCCGCATGTGCGTCCTCGTATGTCTCAG GTGTTGCGTTTACTGGAAGGAGACATGTCAGTGAATGAGAGGTTTAGTGGAAGATTATCGACTGAGAGTCAGAGATCAGTGAGATAG